A single window of Nocardia sp. NBC_01327 DNA harbors:
- a CDS encoding roadblock/LC7 domain-containing protein, producing the protein MLSDLDIPGVRFAVLLSEDGLRIAHSGNITRDNAERFAAAASGLRSLGKALGEFCGGPHDNVRQNVTEYDDGMIFITAAGDGAVIGVSATVEVDVALVAHRLNELAARVGHELGAVPRGGALT; encoded by the coding sequence ATGCTTTCGGACCTAGACATCCCGGGGGTGCGGTTCGCGGTACTGCTGTCCGAGGACGGCCTGCGAATCGCACACTCGGGCAATATCACCCGGGACAATGCCGAGCGATTCGCCGCGGCCGCGTCCGGGCTGCGCTCGCTGGGCAAGGCACTCGGTGAATTCTGCGGTGGCCCCCACGACAATGTGCGCCAGAACGTCACCGAGTACGACGACGGCATGATCTTCATTACCGCCGCGGGCGACGGTGCGGTCATCGGCGTGTCCGCGACCGTCGAGGTCGATGTGGCGCTGGTCGCGCACCGGCTCAATGAGCTCGCCGCCCGAGTCGGGCACGAGCTCGGCGCAGTGCCGCGCGGCGGCGCTCTGACATGA
- a CDS encoding GTP-binding protein encodes MTKSVKLLVAGSFGVGKTTFVGSVSEIKPLRTEETITEASVGVDDLAGLREKTTTTVAMDFGRITLNPQLALYLFGTPGQRRFIPLWEELAIGALGALVLVDTRRIEQSDEVLSVLEQRAVPYAVAVNEFEGAKRYPLAEVRDALDLAEGTPLTALDARDRRTCVQSLITLVEFLFQSRQESHL; translated from the coding sequence GTGACCAAATCGGTAAAACTCTTGGTGGCAGGGAGTTTCGGCGTCGGCAAGACCACATTCGTCGGCAGCGTCTCGGAGATCAAACCGCTGCGCACCGAGGAGACGATCACCGAGGCCAGTGTCGGCGTCGACGATCTGGCCGGCCTGCGGGAGAAGACGACCACCACGGTCGCCATGGACTTCGGTCGCATCACCCTCAATCCCCAACTGGCCCTGTACCTTTTCGGTACGCCCGGCCAGCGGCGCTTCATTCCGCTGTGGGAGGAGCTGGCCATCGGCGCGCTCGGCGCGCTCGTGCTCGTCGACACCCGCCGGATCGAACAATCCGACGAGGTGCTGTCGGTGCTCGAACAGCGCGCGGTGCCGTATGCGGTGGCGGTCAACGAATTCGAGGGCGCGAAGCGGTATCCGCTCGCCGAGGTCCGCGACGCCCTCGACCTCGCCGAGGGCACCCCGCTGACCGCCCTGGACGCACGCGATCGGCGTACGTGCGTGCAGTCGCTCATCACACTCGTCGAGTTCTTGTTTCAATCTCGTCAGGAGTCACACCTTTGA
- a CDS encoding MarR family winged helix-turn-helix transcriptional regulator yields MGEPQPVSAEDRSRLQTVVPMISSYLRRAHGDMPTALRDAFEANGLGPRHGAALVYALSAGPVSVGDLARQLGIGLTNASQLTGDLSRAGWLRRESDPADNRRTLLSVPQERRADVREFVGRRSEPLIRAMERLTTQERKAFLAGLTAWAEELSR; encoded by the coding sequence CGGTCAGCGCGGAGGACCGCAGCCGATTGCAAACGGTCGTGCCGATGATCTCCAGCTATCTCCGGCGTGCGCACGGCGATATGCCCACCGCGCTCCGAGATGCCTTCGAGGCCAACGGCCTCGGTCCCCGGCACGGCGCGGCGCTGGTCTACGCGCTGTCCGCCGGTCCGGTCAGCGTCGGCGATCTCGCGCGCCAGCTGGGCATCGGCCTGACCAATGCCAGCCAGCTCACCGGCGACCTGTCCCGCGCGGGCTGGCTGCGCCGCGAGAGCGATCCGGCCGACAATCGCCGGACTCTGCTGTCGGTTCCGCAGGAGCGCCGCGCGGATGTCAGGGAGTTCGTCGGCCGCAGGTCCGAACCCCTCATACGCGCCATGGAGCGCCTGACCACGCAGGAGCGCAAGGCCTTTCTCGCAGGCCTCACCGCCTGGGCGGAAGAACTCAGCCGATGA
- a CDS encoding ATP-binding protein, whose protein sequence is MAVMFLWILVPLLVLAVAANAYTAVRLRAERARANDLTAQVRGWEQLLEQLVRKTLPSVSESIRRPGMPLTALEVPPSLEDSALPPLVWQGVEYHADDLRLLWAEAADQGKRDIEAEARLAIANAEQAVRVEMQTVRDAAQGASRDVTGAAVRSFGTSVVSLGADVGKVVSAALREHRDDAVYETLIRIDHSVQQMIRQAQSYVIVSGGLPGRRWPQQSVTDVVGGATGRVRDYLRVRATQADRVVASRVVEPLVHTVATLLDNALRYSPPTSFVDISFQEGHHGVTILIDDAGVRMSPEQLEDARQVLAGERSIDILELGPAPKIGFPSIAALVRRYGFSVYVDGPNMYGGVRAMVYIPESLLMAPQEVKEEPAAATTTAVFPVEEPAADNAEIAAALTASGLAKRRRRTVVQPGVQQSSTPATTLQLARPDIAVAWRSGSVSGRVAAAEADQTEGMNS, encoded by the coding sequence ATGGCCGTGATGTTTCTCTGGATACTTGTTCCCCTACTTGTGCTCGCCGTCGCCGCGAATGCTTATACCGCGGTGCGTTTGCGCGCGGAGCGGGCCCGCGCCAATGATCTGACCGCGCAGGTGCGGGGCTGGGAGCAATTGCTCGAACAGCTTGTCCGCAAGACGCTGCCCTCGGTCTCCGAGTCGATCCGTCGCCCCGGAATGCCGCTGACCGCCCTGGAAGTGCCACCGAGCCTGGAAGATTCGGCCCTGCCCCCGCTGGTGTGGCAGGGCGTGGAATACCACGCGGACGATCTGCGACTGCTCTGGGCGGAGGCCGCCGATCAGGGCAAACGCGATATCGAGGCGGAGGCGCGGCTGGCAATCGCCAACGCGGAGCAGGCCGTTCGCGTCGAGATGCAGACCGTGCGCGACGCCGCGCAGGGCGCCTCGCGCGATGTGACCGGTGCGGCCGTGCGCTCGTTCGGCACCTCGGTGGTCAGCCTCGGTGCGGACGTCGGCAAGGTGGTCAGCGCCGCCCTGCGCGAGCATCGTGACGACGCGGTGTACGAAACCCTCATCCGCATCGACCACAGTGTGCAGCAGATGATCCGGCAGGCGCAGTCCTATGTGATCGTCAGCGGCGGGCTGCCCGGACGCCGGTGGCCGCAGCAGTCGGTGACCGATGTGGTCGGCGGCGCCACCGGGCGCGTGCGCGACTACCTGCGGGTGCGTGCCACCCAGGCCGACCGCGTGGTGGCCAGCCGCGTCGTGGAGCCGCTCGTGCACACCGTGGCGACGCTGCTGGACAATGCGCTGCGCTATTCGCCGCCGACCTCGTTCGTCGACATCAGTTTCCAGGAAGGTCACCACGGCGTGACAATCCTCATCGACGATGCCGGGGTGCGTATGAGCCCGGAGCAGTTGGAGGATGCCCGCCAGGTCCTCGCCGGCGAGCGCTCGATCGATATTCTCGAGCTCGGCCCGGCGCCGAAGATCGGCTTCCCCAGTATCGCGGCGCTGGTGCGCCGGTACGGGTTCAGCGTCTATGTCGACGGCCCCAATATGTACGGCGGTGTGCGGGCGATGGTGTACATCCCCGAATCCCTGCTGATGGCACCGCAAGAAGTCAAGGAGGAGCCGGCGGCGGCAACGACAACAGCAGTGTTCCCCGTGGAAGAACCCGCAGCCGACAATGCCGAGATCGCCGCGGCGCTCACCGCGAGCGGACTGGCGAAACGGCGGCGGCGCACCGTGGTTCAGCCGGGCGTGCAGCAATCCTCCACCCCCGCAACGACTCTCCAACTCGCTCGACCCGATATCGCAGTGGCGTGGCGCAGCGGTTCGGTCAGCGGCCGCGTCGCCGCCGCCGAAGCCGACCAGACCGAAGGGATGAACTCGTGA
- a CDS encoding DUF742 domain-containing protein produces the protein MTGPRRDPDLVRAYVRTGGRSRPTRLLDLVTVIVAADVPLQGGTPDGRRILALCRSALSLAEVAAHLDLPPSVVKIVVADLLDSGHLITRTPAHTMPDVSLLEEVLNGLRALAV, from the coding sequence ATGACCGGGCCGCGACGTGATCCCGATCTGGTCCGGGCGTACGTACGCACCGGCGGACGTTCGCGTCCGACACGCCTTTTGGACCTCGTCACCGTGATCGTCGCCGCCGATGTCCCGCTACAGGGCGGGACTCCCGACGGACGCCGCATCCTCGCGCTGTGCCGCAGTGCGCTGTCACTCGCCGAGGTCGCGGCCCATCTCGATCTGCCGCCCTCGGTGGTGAAGATCGTCGTCGCCGACCTGCTCGACAGCGGTCACCTGATAACCCGGACGCCTGCGCACACCATGCCGGACGTCAGCTTGCTGGAAGAGGTACTGAATGGGCTTCGCGCCCTTGCGGTCTGA